In one Dermatophilaceae bacterium Sec6.4 genomic region, the following are encoded:
- a CDS encoding isochorismatase family cysteine hydrolase, whose product MPTSTTGHDPHTTPQLDRSALIVIDTQVDFCDGGASPIPGTTDVLPAIGQLLAAYRIAKRPIIHVVRLYDGDDVDLARRTAIASGAPIVRPHSTGSQIAPTLLENDTPLDPAALLAGHPQQLGEREWVMWKPRWNAFHRTPLEHHLRTEGVTTVVLTGCNYPNCPRATLYGASERDFRVLLINDAISGVNPHHLEEAAYLGVGHAAASEAAAALTATLKAR is encoded by the coding sequence ATGCCTACATCTACTACCGGGCATGACCCGCACACGACCCCCCAGCTCGACCGATCCGCGTTGATCGTCATTGACACCCAGGTCGACTTCTGCGACGGTGGAGCCAGTCCGATCCCCGGCACTACCGACGTGCTGCCCGCGATCGGCCAACTCCTCGCGGCATACCGCATCGCGAAGCGGCCCATCATCCACGTAGTCCGCCTCTACGACGGTGACGACGTCGATCTTGCCCGCCGCACTGCGATTGCGTCCGGCGCACCGATAGTGCGACCCCACTCCACCGGCTCTCAAATCGCACCGACACTGCTGGAGAACGACACCCCTCTGGATCCCGCCGCCCTGCTCGCCGGGCACCCCCAGCAACTCGGCGAGCGGGAATGGGTCATGTGGAAACCCCGATGGAACGCCTTCCACCGCACCCCCCTCGAGCACCACCTCCGCACCGAAGGCGTCACCACCGTCGTCCTGACCGGATGCAACTACCCCAACTGCCCCCGCGCCACCCTCTACGGAGCCAGCGAACGCGACTTCCGGGTCCTACTCATCAACGACGCCATTTCCGGGGTAAATCCTCACCACCTCGAAGAAGCCGCCTACCTCGGCGTCGGCCACGCCGCGGCCTCGGAGGCCGCTGCCGCGCTCACTGCGACTCTCAAAGCCAGATAG
- a CDS encoding dihydrolipoamide acetyltransferase family protein: MPDVIMPRLSDTMTEGILSSWLKNEGDEVHRGDVLAEIETDKATMELEAYEDGILTKIVVQEGATVPIGEVIATIGEPGDSVGSAAAEPPEKFDAAAPDVAGHGPDSSTPVAPSDVRVRATPLVRSLAREQGIDLSTVHGSGPGGRIIRADLADLDTTSAVAQPTLPAPKHPSALVDKSAPVDKPASAAQQTPAAAVLPAGKDDEKIPLTAIRRITAERLTQSAAAPHFHLTVVVDVAPLLRFRAEVNTQLAADGVKITITDLLIRACAVVLRAHPEVNAAWGGDHIVRRGHVNIGIAVAIDDGLIVPVVRDADRKTAREIGVEARELAGRARAGRLTPDEFSGGTFTISNLGMFGISEFTAVINPPEAAILAVGSSVETPVVRDGQVTVTTTMRLTLTVDHRVIDGATGAQFLRDMVRVIEEPLRIVV; this comes from the coding sequence ATGCCAGACGTCATCATGCCCCGCCTCTCCGACACGATGACCGAGGGGATCCTTTCCAGCTGGCTCAAAAACGAAGGCGACGAGGTCCACCGGGGTGATGTCCTCGCCGAGATCGAAACCGACAAGGCCACGATGGAACTGGAGGCCTACGAGGACGGGATCCTCACCAAGATCGTCGTCCAGGAGGGCGCCACCGTGCCCATCGGTGAGGTGATCGCGACGATTGGCGAACCAGGCGACTCGGTCGGGTCCGCTGCAGCTGAGCCACCTGAGAAGTTCGACGCCGCAGCGCCGGATGTCGCTGGGCACGGGCCTGACTCCTCAACCCCGGTCGCGCCCAGCGACGTCCGGGTGCGGGCGACGCCGCTGGTGCGTTCCCTTGCCCGCGAGCAGGGGATCGACCTGTCCACGGTCCACGGCTCCGGGCCCGGCGGGCGGATCATTCGGGCCGACCTCGCGGACCTGGACACCACAAGCGCCGTGGCCCAGCCGACGTTACCGGCCCCAAAGCATCCTTCAGCCCTGGTGGATAAGTCAGCCCCGGTGGATAAGCCAGCCTCGGCTGCTCAGCAGACCCCCGCAGCGGCGGTCCTGCCAGCGGGAAAGGACGACGAAAAGATCCCCCTCACCGCGATCCGGCGGATCACTGCCGAGCGCCTCACACAGAGTGCGGCCGCACCGCACTTCCACCTCACCGTCGTCGTCGACGTCGCCCCGTTGCTGCGTTTCCGCGCCGAGGTCAACACGCAACTTGCCGCAGACGGCGTCAAGATCACCATTACCGACCTGCTCATCCGGGCGTGCGCCGTGGTCCTGCGGGCGCATCCGGAGGTGAACGCCGCGTGGGGCGGGGATCACATCGTGCGCCGTGGGCACGTCAACATCGGGATCGCCGTGGCCATCGACGATGGTCTGATAGTCCCGGTCGTTCGCGACGCCGACCGCAAGACTGCCCGCGAGATCGGGGTTGAAGCTCGCGAGCTCGCAGGCCGTGCTCGTGCTGGCCGACTCACCCCCGATGAATTCTCGGGTGGCACCTTCACAATCAGCAACCTCGGCATGTTCGGGATCAGTGAGTTCACCGCGGTCATCAATCCGCCAGAGGCGGCGATCCTCGCGGTTGGTTCGTCCGTCGAGACCCCTGTTGTGAGGGACGGGCAGGTGACGGTGACAACGACCATGCGGCTGACCCTGACCGTCGACCATCGCGTCATCGATGGAGCGACCGGGGCACAGTTTCTGCGGGACATGGTCCGAGTCATCGAAGAGCCGCTGCGGATCGTTGTCTGA
- the pdhA gene encoding pyruvate dehydrogenase (acetyl-transferring) E1 component subunit alpha, whose product MAGSTGSPATGIQEAGGDVAAETLKDYYRQMVLIRSFELRASEMYQRAKIGGYCHLNLGEEATVVGLMAALRRSDYLFTTYRDHGYALSRGLEPGRVMAELFGKVTGVSGGRGGSMHLFDQKARMLGGYGIVGGQIPPATGAALALTYRGEPGPDAEAVMCLMGDGTTNIGAFHESLNLAALWRLPIVYVIINNRLGMGTPVEKAAAEPELYKRGCSYRMPGVRVDGDDVVAVREAAAAALDQARTQRQPSLVEAMSYRLRGHSVVDPAKYRSKEDTQQARELDPVPALRAQLIGSGVLDDDAATAIEADAEERVAAAVAFADVSPDPEVADLFVHAYATPVAGTPHQLPGDPVICVPSDASDDGERS is encoded by the coding sequence ATGGCTGGTAGCACCGGTAGCCCCGCGACGGGCATTCAGGAGGCGGGGGGCGACGTCGCTGCGGAGACGCTGAAGGACTACTACCGCCAGATGGTCCTGATCCGCTCGTTTGAATTGCGGGCGAGTGAGATGTATCAACGAGCCAAGATCGGCGGCTACTGCCACCTCAATCTTGGCGAGGAAGCGACGGTAGTTGGGCTGATGGCGGCGCTGCGCCGCAGCGACTACCTTTTCACCACATATCGCGACCATGGATATGCCCTGTCGCGGGGCCTGGAGCCGGGACGGGTCATGGCCGAGCTGTTCGGCAAGGTGACCGGCGTCTCGGGCGGACGCGGTGGGTCGATGCACTTGTTCGACCAGAAGGCTCGGATGCTGGGTGGTTACGGAATCGTCGGCGGGCAGATTCCGCCCGCGACCGGTGCCGCGCTGGCGCTGACGTACCGGGGCGAGCCCGGTCCGGATGCCGAAGCCGTGATGTGCCTGATGGGCGATGGCACCACGAATATCGGCGCGTTCCACGAGTCCCTGAACCTGGCGGCACTGTGGCGCCTGCCGATCGTCTACGTCATCATCAACAACCGGCTCGGCATGGGCACCCCTGTGGAGAAGGCCGCGGCCGAACCCGAGCTCTACAAGCGTGGTTGCTCCTACCGGATGCCAGGGGTGCGGGTAGATGGTGACGACGTCGTGGCCGTGCGCGAGGCGGCCGCTGCGGCGCTGGACCAGGCCCGGACGCAGCGCCAGCCGAGCCTGGTCGAGGCGATGAGCTACCGGCTTCGCGGTCACTCTGTCGTTGATCCCGCGAAGTACCGGTCGAAGGAGGACACCCAGCAGGCGCGCGAACTGGACCCGGTGCCGGCCTTGCGGGCTCAGCTCATCGGGTCCGGGGTCCTGGATGACGACGCTGCGACTGCGATCGAAGCCGACGCGGAGGAGCGGGTCGCCGCTGCAGTCGCGTTCGCCGATGTGAGCCCCGATCCCGAGGTGGCCGACCTGTTCGTTCACGCCTACGCCACGCCGGTGGCGGGCACCCCGCACCAGCTACCCGGCGACCCGGTGATCTGCGTCCCGAGTGACGCGTCGGACGACGGGGAGCGGTCATGA
- a CDS encoding alpha-ketoacid dehydrogenase subunit beta translates to MSEMTYREALRSTLRAELVRDDSVVLLGEEIGIFEGSYKITAGLLAEFGPTRVRDTPIAEEGFIGVGIGMAMLGMRPVVEVMTINFTLLAIDQIVNHAAKMHAMFGGQVSVPMVIRTPGGGGQQLGATHSQNLEVWYAHIPGLKVVAPSSPADAKALLTASIRDDDPVLFLENLALYNTKGEVPDGEQVGEIGKAAVAKIGTDITVISYSRATLIALQVARQFQEQGVSVEVIDLRSLRPLDRETVCASVRKTSRAVVLEDDWLSYGIGAELAATIQEGAFDYLDAPVRRVAAAEIPLPYAKPLENAALPDAKDLTKVINEVLDATRFTR, encoded by the coding sequence ATGAGCGAGATGACGTATCGCGAGGCACTGCGCTCCACCTTGCGTGCCGAGTTGGTCCGCGATGACTCGGTGGTTCTGCTCGGTGAGGAGATCGGCATTTTCGAGGGCTCGTACAAGATCACCGCCGGTCTCCTCGCGGAATTCGGTCCGACGCGAGTGAGGGACACCCCGATCGCCGAGGAGGGATTCATCGGCGTCGGGATCGGCATGGCCATGCTCGGCATGCGACCGGTGGTCGAGGTCATGACGATCAACTTCACGTTGCTCGCGATCGACCAGATCGTCAACCATGCCGCCAAGATGCACGCGATGTTCGGTGGTCAGGTGTCGGTGCCGATGGTCATCCGAACCCCCGGTGGCGGCGGTCAGCAGCTGGGCGCTACGCACTCGCAGAACCTGGAGGTCTGGTACGCCCATATCCCTGGTCTCAAGGTCGTGGCTCCGTCGAGCCCCGCCGATGCCAAGGCGCTGCTCACTGCATCGATTCGGGACGACGACCCGGTCCTGTTCCTGGAGAATCTCGCGCTGTACAACACCAAGGGCGAGGTGCCGGACGGTGAGCAGGTCGGCGAGATCGGCAAAGCCGCCGTAGCCAAGATCGGCACCGACATCACCGTCATCAGTTACTCGCGCGCCACCCTCATCGCGCTCCAAGTGGCCCGCCAGTTCCAGGAGCAGGGCGTCTCAGTCGAGGTCATCGATCTGCGCAGCTTGCGACCACTCGACCGGGAAACGGTGTGCGCATCAGTGCGCAAGACCAGTCGCGCCGTCGTGCTCGAAGACGACTGGCTCAGCTACGGCATCGGAGCCGAACTCGCGGCCACGATCCAAGAGGGAGCCTTCGACTACCTCGATGCCCCTGTGCGTCGGGTAGCCGCAGCAGAGATCCCGCTGCCCTACGCCAAACCACTGGAAAACGCAGCCCTGCCCGATGCCAAGGACCTGACCAAAGTGATCAACGAGGTCCTCGACGCCACCCGGTTCACCCGCTAG